A stretch of the Chitiniphilus purpureus genome encodes the following:
- a CDS encoding YaiI/YqxD family protein, which yields MQIWVDADACPRAIKDILFRAAERAQVRTTLIANQLLAVPPSPWIAALQVPRGFDVADAAIVERVAAGDLVITADIPLAAAVIERGALVLDPRGEHLSPENIRERLSLRDFMQGLRDSGVDTGGPASLSGSDRQAFARQLDRLLAATKPRG from the coding sequence ATGCAAATCTGGGTCGATGCCGATGCCTGTCCGCGGGCGATCAAGGACATTCTGTTCCGGGCCGCGGAACGCGCCCAGGTGCGTACCACGCTGATCGCCAACCAGCTGCTGGCCGTGCCGCCGTCGCCCTGGATTGCCGCGCTGCAGGTGCCGCGCGGTTTCGATGTGGCCGATGCGGCCATCGTCGAGCGCGTTGCCGCGGGCGACCTTGTCATCACTGCCGACATTCCGCTTGCAGCCGCCGTGATCGAACGCGGGGCCCTGGTGCTCGATCCGCGCGGCGAGCACCTCTCGCCCGAGAATATCCGCGAACGGCTGAGCCTGCGGGACTTCATGCAGGGGCTGCGCGACAGTGGCGTCGACACCGGCGGCCCGGCCAGCCTGTCCGGCAGCGACAGGCAGGCGTTTGCCCGCCAGCTCGACCGCCTGCTGGCTGCCACCAAGCCACGCGGCTGA
- a CDS encoding oxidoreductase, producing the protein MSNPLRVGLIGYGYAGKTFHAPLIHATPGLSLVAVASSRPADVIADWPDVAVKTEPAALITRPDLDLVVIATPNDTHAPLARAALAAGKHVVVDKPFTLSVAEADALVVTAREMNRVLSIFHNRRWDADFLALRQLMADGALGRVTLLQSRFDRYRPAVRQRWREGGGPGGGLWFDLGPHLVDQALQLFGMPQMVSADLAIRRDGGVAVDDALVVLHYPTQRVELGASMLVSGGTARFVAHGTAASFEVHGLDNQEDQLKAGLTPADPDWGRDPRTGTLHRWTDDAPHADPVILPRGDYPAYYAGVRDALLGLAPNPVSGEEASAVMRVIEAAIRSAQRRAQVRP; encoded by the coding sequence ATGTCCAACCCGTTGCGTGTCGGCCTGATCGGATACGGTTACGCCGGCAAGACCTTCCATGCCCCGTTGATCCATGCCACTCCCGGACTGTCGCTGGTCGCAGTGGCCAGTTCCCGGCCAGCGGACGTGATCGCGGATTGGCCGGATGTCGCGGTCAAGACCGAGCCGGCAGCGCTGATCACCCGCCCGGATCTGGATCTGGTGGTGATCGCCACCCCCAACGACACGCATGCGCCCCTGGCCCGCGCCGCGCTGGCCGCCGGCAAGCATGTGGTGGTGGACAAGCCGTTCACGCTGAGCGTGGCCGAAGCGGACGCGCTGGTCGTGACGGCACGCGAAATGAACCGGGTGCTGTCGATATTCCACAACCGGCGCTGGGATGCCGATTTCCTGGCATTGCGCCAGCTCATGGCGGACGGCGCCCTGGGCCGGGTGACGCTGCTGCAAAGCCGGTTCGACCGTTACCGGCCCGCCGTGCGGCAGCGTTGGCGCGAAGGCGGCGGCCCGGGCGGCGGCCTGTGGTTCGACCTGGGCCCGCATCTGGTCGACCAGGCGTTGCAGCTGTTCGGCATGCCGCAGATGGTCAGCGCCGATCTGGCGATCCGGCGCGATGGCGGTGTGGCGGTGGACGACGCGCTGGTGGTGCTGCACTACCCGACACAACGGGTCGAACTGGGCGCCAGCATGCTGGTCAGCGGCGGCACGGCGCGCTTCGTGGCGCACGGCACGGCGGCAAGCTTCGAAGTGCACGGGCTCGACAATCAGGAAGACCAGCTCAAGGCCGGCCTCACCCCTGCCGACCCGGATTGGGGCCGCGATCCCCGCACGGGCACGCTGCATCGCTGGACCGACGACGCGCCGCATGCCGACCCGGTGATCCTGCCGCGCGGCGACTATCCGGCCTACTACGCCGGCGTGCGCGACGCGCTGCTGGGCCTTGCACCCAACCCGGTCTCCGGGGAAGAAGCGAGCGCTGTGATGCGGGTGATCGAAGCGGCGATACGCAGCGCGCAGCGGCGCGCGCAGGTGAGGCCCTAG
- a CDS encoding thioredoxin family protein has product MALIPSTMLPLGSPLPAFTLPDGDGTRYRSIDLLGPSGLLVIFICNHCPYVQHINPALAPLGREFAAQGVGMVAISSNDVARYPQDGPAQMAAVAREQDYTFPYLYDETQDVARAFNAACTPDLFLFDGAGALVYRGQFDDTRPGGAPATGAAVRAAVEALTNDLPLPAEQQPSVGCSIKWK; this is encoded by the coding sequence ATGGCCCTGATTCCGTCCACCATGCTGCCGCTGGGCAGCCCGCTACCGGCCTTCACCCTGCCCGACGGCGACGGCACGCGCTATCGCAGCATCGATCTGCTCGGGCCGAGCGGGTTGCTGGTGATCTTCATCTGCAACCATTGCCCGTATGTGCAGCACATCAACCCGGCGCTGGCGCCGTTGGGGCGCGAATTCGCGGCGCAGGGGGTGGGCATGGTCGCGATCTCGTCCAACGACGTGGCCCGCTACCCCCAGGATGGCCCGGCGCAGATGGCTGCCGTGGCACGCGAGCAGGACTATACCTTTCCCTATCTGTACGACGAGACGCAGGACGTGGCGCGCGCCTTCAACGCCGCCTGCACGCCCGATCTGTTCCTGTTCGACGGTGCCGGCGCGTTGGTGTATCGCGGCCAGTTCGACGACACGCGGCCCGGCGGCGCACCGGCCACCGGTGCCGCCGTCCGGGCGGCGGTGGAGGCGCTGACCAACGACCTGCCACTGCCGGCGGAGCAACAGCCCAGCGTGGGCTGCAGCATCAAGTGGAAATAA
- a CDS encoding excinuclease ABC subunit UvrA, whose product MATRKTTQPDTQHVADRHDRIRVQGARENNLKDVNIELPKRRLTVFTGVSGSGKSSLVFDTIAAESQRMINETYSAFVQGFMPTLARPDVDRLDGLTTAIIVDQERMGANPRATVGTATDANAMLRILFSRLGKPHIGPPGAFAFNVPSVQATGVITVERGNKTAQKQTFSRAGGMCPRCEGMGNVSDIDLAQLYDASKSLNDGAVNIPGYSMEGWYGRIFRGCGFFDPDKPIARFTERELHDLLHKEATKIKVDGINLTYMGLIPSIQKSFLSKDVDALQPHIRAFVDRVVTFQTCPDCHGTRLNEAARSCRIGQISIADACAMQISDLADWIRGIAEPSVAPLLEALQQTLDSFAEIGLGYLALDRPTGTLSGGEAQRVKMIRHLGSALTDVTYVFDEPTVGLHPHDIQRMNGLLLRLRDKGNTVLVVEHKPETIAIADHVVDLGPGAGSAGGKVVFEGSVDALRGSGTLTGRHLDDRAQLKPAVRQPTGKLAIRGADAHNLQQVDVDIPLGVLVVVTGVAGSGKSSLVHGSVSGRDGVVAVDQSAIRGSRRSNPATYTGLLDPIRTAFAKANGVKPALFSANSEGACPACNGAGVIFTDLATMAGVATPCEECEGKRFQAAVLAYHLGGRNISEVLAMSVTEAAAFFGAGEAKTPAAHAILARLDGVGLGYLSLGQPLTTLSGGERQRLKLATQMAEKGGIYVLDEPTSGLHLADVAQLLGLLDRLVDAGKSVIVIEHHQAVMAHADWIIDLGPGAGHDGGRVVFEGTPAELVERRSTLTGKHLAAYVGATPDAEH is encoded by the coding sequence ATGGCCACCAGGAAGACGACACAGCCCGATACGCAGCACGTGGCCGACCGCCACGATCGCATCCGCGTGCAGGGCGCGCGCGAGAACAACCTCAAGGACGTGAACATCGAGCTGCCGAAACGTCGGCTGACGGTGTTCACCGGCGTCTCCGGCTCAGGCAAGAGCTCGCTGGTGTTCGACACCATCGCCGCCGAATCGCAGCGCATGATCAATGAGACCTACAGCGCCTTCGTGCAGGGTTTCATGCCGACGCTGGCACGCCCCGACGTCGACCGGCTGGACGGGCTGACCACCGCCATCATCGTCGACCAGGAGCGCATGGGCGCCAACCCGCGCGCCACCGTGGGCACCGCGACCGACGCCAATGCGATGCTGCGCATCCTGTTCAGCCGCCTGGGCAAGCCGCATATCGGCCCGCCCGGTGCCTTTGCCTTCAACGTGCCATCGGTGCAGGCCACCGGCGTGATCACGGTCGAGCGCGGCAACAAGACCGCCCAAAAGCAGACCTTCAGCCGCGCCGGCGGCATGTGTCCGCGCTGCGAGGGCATGGGCAATGTCAGCGACATCGATCTGGCCCAGCTCTACGACGCGAGCAAATCCCTTAACGACGGTGCGGTCAACATCCCCGGCTACAGCATGGAAGGCTGGTATGGCCGCATCTTCCGCGGCTGCGGTTTTTTCGACCCCGACAAGCCCATCGCCAGGTTCACCGAGCGCGAGCTGCACGACCTGCTGCACAAGGAGGCGACCAAGATCAAGGTGGACGGCATCAACCTGACCTACATGGGGCTGATCCCGTCCATCCAGAAATCCTTCCTGTCCAAGGACGTGGACGCGCTGCAGCCGCACATCCGCGCCTTCGTCGACCGCGTCGTCACCTTCCAGACCTGCCCCGACTGCCACGGCACGCGGCTCAACGAGGCGGCGCGTTCGTGCAGGATCGGGCAGATCAGCATCGCCGACGCCTGCGCGATGCAGATCAGCGACCTTGCCGATTGGATACGGGGCATCGCCGAACCATCGGTGGCGCCCTTGCTGGAGGCGCTGCAGCAGACACTGGATTCGTTCGCCGAGATCGGCCTTGGCTACCTCGCGCTCGACCGGCCGACCGGCACCCTGTCCGGCGGTGAGGCGCAACGCGTCAAGATGATCCGCCACCTGGGCTCCGCACTCACCGATGTGACCTACGTGTTCGACGAACCGACGGTGGGGCTGCATCCGCACGACATCCAGCGCATGAACGGGCTGCTGCTGCGACTGCGTGACAAGGGCAACACCGTGCTTGTCGTGGAACACAAGCCCGAGACGATCGCCATCGCCGATCACGTGGTCGACCTCGGCCCCGGCGCGGGCAGTGCGGGCGGCAAGGTGGTCTTCGAGGGCAGCGTCGATGCGCTGCGCGGCAGCGGCACGCTGACCGGCCGCCACCTGGACGATCGCGCGCAGTTGAAACCCGCGGTGCGCCAACCCACCGGCAAGCTCGCGATCCGCGGTGCCGACGCGCACAACCTGCAGCAGGTCGACGTCGACATCCCGCTGGGCGTGCTGGTGGTGGTCACCGGCGTGGCCGGCTCGGGCAAGAGCTCGCTGGTCCACGGCTCGGTGTCGGGGCGCGACGGTGTGGTCGCGGTCGATCAAAGTGCGATCCGCGGCTCGCGCCGCAGCAACCCGGCCACCTACACCGGGCTGCTCGATCCGATCCGCACAGCGTTCGCCAAGGCCAATGGCGTGAAGCCGGCGCTGTTCAGCGCCAACTCCGAAGGCGCCTGCCCGGCCTGCAACGGCGCCGGGGTCATCTTCACCGATCTGGCGACGATGGCCGGCGTGGCCACCCCTTGCGAGGAATGCGAAGGCAAGCGCTTCCAGGCCGCGGTGCTGGCCTATCACCTTGGCGGGCGCAACATCAGCGAGGTGCTGGCGATGTCGGTGACGGAAGCGGCGGCATTCTTCGGTGCCGGGGAGGCGAAGACCCCGGCCGCGCATGCGATCCTCGCACGGCTCGACGGTGTGGGCCTGGGCTATCTGAGCCTCGGCCAGCCGTTGACCACCCTCTCCGGCGGCGAGCGCCAGCGGCTCAAGCTTGCCACCCAGATGGCCGAGAAGGGCGGCATCTACGTACTGGACGAACCCACCAGCGGCCTGCACCTGGCCGATGTCGCACAGCTGCTCGGCCTGCTGGACCGGCTGGTCGACGCCGGCAAGTCGGTGATCGTGATCGAACATCATCAGGCAGTGATGGCGCATGCCGACTGGATCATCGACCTGGGGCCAGGAGCGGGCCACGATGGGGGGCGGGTGGTGTTCGAGGGGACGCCCGCCGAACTGGTCGAACGCCGATCCACCCTGACCGGCAAGCACCTCGCCGCCTATGTCGGGGCGACACCCGACGCCGAGCACTAG
- a CDS encoding cupin domain-containing protein: MDNLFAAIPAGLGEEWIETMAAGPGVRVERIVSTGQVSPEGFWYDQAQAEWVVVLEGEARLRFADMAHDLTLGVGDHVLIAPGRRHQVTYTADRTVWLAVWWTA, translated from the coding sequence ATGGACAATCTGTTTGCAGCGATCCCCGCCGGGCTGGGCGAGGAATGGATCGAGACCATGGCGGCAGGGCCTGGTGTGCGGGTCGAGCGTATCGTATCCACCGGGCAGGTCTCACCCGAAGGCTTCTGGTATGACCAAGCGCAAGCCGAGTGGGTGGTGGTGCTGGAAGGTGAAGCGCGGCTGCGTTTTGCCGATATGGCGCACGATCTCACTCTCGGTGTGGGCGATCATGTGCTGATTGCGCCAGGTCGGCGCCATCAGGTGACCTACACGGCCGATCGCACGGTATGGCTGGCGGTGTGGTGGACGGCATAG
- a CDS encoding VOC family protein, giving the protein MDLSIHSTFLPHTDAAVSLAFYRDTLGFEVRNDVAYGGNRWITVGPQGQPGTSIVLYPPGATPGLTDDERRTIVEMMAKGTFAMILLATPDLDAVFERLQAADAEIVQEPTDQPYGVRDCGVRDPAGNMIRIQERR; this is encoded by the coding sequence ATGGACCTCAGCATCCACTCGACCTTCCTGCCGCACACCGACGCGGCGGTTTCACTGGCCTTCTATCGCGACACACTCGGCTTCGAAGTGCGCAACGACGTCGCCTACGGCGGCAACCGCTGGATCACGGTGGGCCCCCAAGGCCAGCCCGGCACGTCCATCGTGCTGTACCCGCCCGGTGCCACACCGGGCCTCACCGACGACGAGCGCCGCACCATCGTCGAAATGATGGCCAAGGGCACCTTCGCGATGATCCTGCTCGCCACGCCCGACCTTGATGCAGTCTTCGAGAGGCTGCAGGCGGCAGACGCCGAGATTGTGCAGGAGCCGACCGACCAGCCCTATGGCGTACGCGACTGCGGCGTGCGCGACCCCGCAGGCAATATGATCCGCATCCAGGAACGACGCTGA
- a CDS encoding helix-turn-helix transcriptional regulator, giving the protein MTSKRPEAQHLRDLARLRRVRDRIDRDYAQPLDVEALARSVHMSGGHLSRQFRLAYGESVYSYLMTRRIERAMALLRRGDLSVTEVCFEVGASSLGTFSTRFTELVGMPPSVYRLKAAGEVAGMPSCVAKQVTRPIRNREAPPGAPALD; this is encoded by the coding sequence ATGACCAGCAAACGCCCCGAAGCGCAGCATCTGCGCGATCTTGCCCGCTTGCGTCGCGTCCGTGACCGGATCGACCGGGACTACGCCCAGCCGCTGGATGTCGAGGCGCTGGCGCGCAGCGTGCACATGTCGGGCGGGCATCTGAGCCGGCAGTTCCGGCTGGCCTATGGGGAGTCGGTCTATTCATACCTGATGACGCGCCGCATCGAGCGCGCGATGGCACTGCTGCGCCGTGGCGACCTGAGCGTGACCGAAGTCTGTTTCGAGGTCGGTGCCTCGTCGCTGGGCACCTTCAGCACACGCTTCACCGAATTGGTGGGCATGCCGCCGAGTGTCTACCGGCTCAAGGCCGCTGGCGAAGTGGCCGGCATGCCCTCCTGCGTGGCCAAGCAGGTGACGCGGCCGATCAGGAATCGAGAAGCGCCGCCCGGCGCACCGGCCCTAGACTGA
- a CDS encoding Lrp/AsnC ligand binding domain-containing protein: MRTRYHGGRELDRIDHKILRALQHNARLSITELAEQVGLTATPCAERVKRLEETGVILGYHARLNPQKLAAPLLVFVELKLSRKSSELFDDLRHAVAAIPEVLECHLIAGDFDYLLKARLPDMSHYRRLLGDILLRLPGAAESRSYIVMEEVKETLALPLPD, encoded by the coding sequence ATGAGGACGCGATACCACGGCGGGCGTGAGTTGGACCGGATCGACCACAAGATCCTGCGTGCCTTGCAACACAACGCGCGACTGTCGATCACCGAACTTGCCGAGCAGGTAGGGCTGACCGCCACGCCGTGTGCCGAACGGGTGAAGCGGCTGGAGGAGACCGGCGTGATCCTGGGCTATCACGCGCGGCTCAATCCGCAGAAGCTGGCGGCGCCGCTGCTGGTGTTCGTGGAACTGAAGCTCTCGCGCAAATCGAGCGAGCTGTTCGATGATCTGCGCCACGCCGTGGCTGCCATCCCCGAAGTGCTCGAATGCCACCTGATTGCAGGGGATTTCGACTATCTGCTGAAGGCACGGCTGCCCGACATGAGCCACTATCGACGGCTGCTGGGCGACATCCTGCTGCGCCTGCCGGGTGCCGCGGAATCGCGCAGCTATATCGTGATGGAGGAAGTGAAGGAAACCCTGGCACTGCCGCTGCCGGACTAG
- a CDS encoding D-amino acid dehydrogenase: MNVIVIGAGVVGVSTAWYLRQAGCDVTVVERHAAPAEEASYANAGQISPGYAAPWAAPGVPLKAIKWLLSRHAPLRIRPDHSLFQLSWMARMLANCTPTAYARNKSRMVALAEYSRDELRRLRHTLGLQYEARSLGTLQVLRTAPQLAAARRDADLLAGLGVPHALLGVDELAEVEPALARVAHKLVGALHLPNDETGDCRLFTERLAQHAAAAGVVFRYLTEVEQLVVTQGRIREVLLDDGEVFTPDAVVLAAGCTSRALARELGLSLPIYPVKGYSLTLPLADPQSAPRSTVLDETYKIALTRFDARLRVGGMAELAGYDHALDPRRVATLRMVAGDLFPDATDPQQGQAWTGLRPMTPDGAPLVCGTPLRNLFLNTGHGTLGWTMACGSAHVLADLVLGRAPQIDVSGLSLTRYRRTPQAVPQPQGGSRPAHA, encoded by the coding sequence ATGAACGTGATCGTGATCGGAGCCGGGGTGGTCGGTGTGAGCACGGCGTGGTATCTGCGCCAGGCCGGGTGCGACGTGACAGTGGTGGAACGGCATGCGGCACCGGCGGAAGAGGCAAGCTATGCCAACGCGGGCCAGATCTCGCCCGGCTACGCCGCGCCCTGGGCCGCACCCGGCGTGCCGCTCAAGGCGATCAAATGGCTGCTGTCACGGCATGCGCCACTGCGTATCCGGCCAGACCACAGCCTGTTCCAGTTGAGCTGGATGGCCAGGATGCTCGCCAACTGCACCCCGACCGCCTATGCACGCAACAAGTCGCGTATGGTGGCGTTGGCCGAATACAGCCGCGACGAACTGCGGCGGCTGCGCCACACGCTGGGGCTGCAATACGAGGCGCGCAGCCTTGGCACGCTGCAGGTGTTGCGCACTGCGCCGCAGCTGGCCGCTGCCCGGCGCGACGCCGACCTGCTGGCGGGCCTGGGTGTGCCGCACGCGCTGCTGGGCGTGGACGAGCTGGCCGAGGTGGAACCGGCGTTGGCACGGGTGGCGCACAAGCTGGTGGGCGCATTGCACCTGCCCAACGATGAAACCGGCGATTGCCGGTTGTTCACCGAACGGTTGGCGCAGCATGCCGCCGCCGCCGGCGTGGTGTTCCGCTACCTGACCGAGGTGGAACAACTGGTCGTCACGCAGGGGCGCATCCGCGAGGTGCTGCTGGACGATGGCGAGGTGTTCACGCCCGATGCCGTGGTGCTGGCGGCCGGCTGCACCAGCCGTGCGCTGGCGCGCGAGCTGGGCCTGTCGCTGCCGATCTATCCGGTCAAAGGCTACTCGCTGACGCTGCCCCTGGCCGACCCCCAATCCGCGCCACGTTCCACCGTGCTGGACGAGACCTACAAGATCGCGCTGACCCGGTTCGATGCGCGGCTGCGCGTGGGTGGCATGGCGGAACTGGCCGGCTACGACCACGCACTGGATCCGCGCCGGGTGGCCACGCTGCGGATGGTCGCCGGCGATCTGTTCCCCGACGCCACCGATCCGCAGCAGGGGCAGGCGTGGACCGGATTGCGGCCGATGACCCCGGATGGCGCCCCGCTGGTCTGCGGCACCCCACTGCGCAATCTGTTTCTCAACACCGGCCATGGCACGCTGGGCTGGACCATGGCGTGTGGCTCGGCCCACGTGCTGGCCGACCTGGTACTGGGCCGTGCACCGCAGATCGATGTCAGCGGCCTGTCGCTGACCCGTTACCGCCGCACTCCCCAGGCTGTGCCACAGCCGCAGGGCGGCAGCCGGCCGGCACACGCCTGA
- a CDS encoding GNAT family N-acetyltransferase yields the protein MSDTQLRVHPRIDDLPADQWNALAGAHPAQRHAFLAALEASGAVGPGTGWQPCHLGLWRDGRLCAAMPLYAKTHSFGEYVFDWAWARAYAEHGLAYYPKLVCAIPFTPVPGARLFAGSAQDRLLLLNAARERAGQDGLSSLHLLFADNEDLAAAQAMGMLRREQVQFHWLRQPHWRDFDDFLASLARDKRKRIRQERRRVAQAGVAIERKRGSQIDAMDWAFFIRCYEATYRQHRSTPYLNLAFFRAAHTAAPDDWLMVQASRDGVPIAAALNLVGPDRLYGRYWGAQWDAGGWVPGLHFELCYYQGIEFALAEGLAAFEGGAQGEHKLARGFSPVITYSAHWLAHPAFADAVDRFLGQERQAVSAYRQELEMHLPFRDPLIST from the coding sequence ATGTCTGATACCCAATTGCGCGTGCATCCCCGCATCGACGATCTGCCTGCCGATCAATGGAACGCCCTTGCCGGCGCCCATCCGGCACAGCGCCATGCGTTCCTGGCGGCCCTGGAGGCAAGCGGCGCGGTGGGCCCGGGCACCGGCTGGCAGCCCTGCCATCTGGGCCTATGGCGGGACGGTCGGCTGTGCGCGGCGATGCCGCTCTATGCCAAGACGCACTCGTTCGGCGAATACGTGTTCGATTGGGCCTGGGCACGCGCCTACGCCGAACATGGGCTGGCCTACTATCCCAAGCTGGTCTGTGCGATCCCGTTCACGCCAGTGCCCGGCGCCCGGCTGTTCGCCGGTTCGGCGCAGGACCGTCTGTTGTTGCTCAATGCTGCGCGCGAGCGGGCCGGGCAGGACGGCCTGTCGTCGCTGCACCTGCTGTTCGCTGATAACGAGGACCTGGCCGCAGCGCAGGCGATGGGCATGCTGCGGCGCGAACAGGTGCAGTTCCATTGGCTGCGTCAGCCGCACTGGCGCGATTTCGACGACTTCCTGGCAAGCCTTGCCCGCGACAAGCGCAAGCGCATTCGGCAGGAGCGGCGGCGGGTGGCGCAGGCCGGGGTGGCGATCGAGCGCAAGCGGGGCTCACAGATCGACGCGATGGACTGGGCGTTCTTCATCCGCTGCTATGAAGCGACCTATCGGCAGCATCGTTCCACGCCGTATCTCAATCTTGCGTTCTTCCGCGCAGCGCACACGGCCGCCCCTGACGATTGGCTGATGGTGCAGGCCTCACGCGATGGGGTGCCGATTGCGGCTGCGCTGAACCTGGTCGGGCCTGACCGGCTGTACGGGCGCTATTGGGGGGCGCAATGGGATGCCGGCGGCTGGGTGCCTGGGCTGCACTTCGAGCTGTGTTACTACCAGGGCATCGAGTTCGCACTGGCCGAGGGGCTCGCGGCATTCGAAGGCGGCGCCCAGGGCGAGCACAAGCTGGCACGTGGTTTCAGCCCAGTGATCACCTATTCGGCGCACTGGCTGGCCCATCCGGCCTTTGCCGATGCGGTCGATCGTTTCCTCGGGCAGGAGCGGCAGGCGGTATCCGCCTACCGGCAGGAGCTGGAGATGCACCTGCCGTTCCGTGATCCGCTTATTTCCACTTGA